The genomic stretch CCACCATCAGAGTATGGATGCCCAGGCCCAGCAGCTGGGGCAGAAGGGCCGCCAGCTCCACCCGGCCGTCCGCAGCCACCGGGCTGTGCAGAACCCGGGCGCCGGCCCGGGACAGCTCGTCCGCCCGGCCGTTGCCGCAGCCCCGGCCAGCGGCAATGAGCGGGCGGCGACCAGGGTCGGCCAGGAGGGCTGCAGCCAGAGGGGTGCGTAGGCGGGTATCCAGGACGACCGGCCGGGGGCTCGCCCCTGGCACCAGCCGTACCGTCAGGCGCGGGTTGTCCGCCAGGACCGTCTCGATGCCCACCAGAATGGCGTCGCACAGGGCCCGCAGGCCGTGGGTGAAGCGCAGGGAGCTTTCGCCGGACAGGGCCAGAGGCCGGCGCTGGCGGCTGGCGATGGAG from Thermodesulfobacteriota bacterium encodes the following:
- a CDS encoding RibD family protein encodes the protein MDRPVLVHAVHPVHAVHCALAGVGSLPALAARLQAASGLAAALGRPLVILSYAQSLDGSIASRQRRPLALSGESSLRFTHGLRALCDAILVGIETVLADNPRLTVRLVPGASPRPVVLDTRLRTPLAAALLADPGRRPLIAAGRGCGNGRADELSRAGARVLHSPVAADGRVELAALLPQLLGLGIHTLMVEGGARVITSFLASGLVDLLAVTVAPKLVGGLPALDRPLAAAGCLELAGVRVQQLGPDLVIWAQPGQGL